A genomic region of Leptolyngbya sp. NIES-2104 contains the following coding sequences:
- a CDS encoding response regulator — protein sequence MKILLIEDDSAIVELLSETLTAHHYTIDVATDGQTGLTLATDWEYDLVLLDLLIPRIDGIALCQQLRSQQFQKPILLLTAKDSSADIVKGLDAGADDYLTKPFELSELLARIRALLRRGETKLAPTVLTWGALQVNLESAQVLYAEQPLALSPKEYSLLTLFLRNPQRTFSRSEIIDRLWSIDACPGEGTVTNLIKDLRRKLKTAGMQTDLLETVYGMGYRLRSPESSAIQTVLARYQKTFASRVDRLEQDIQFNPSKAAQEAHKLAGALGSFGYEIGSKIARSIEHLLIEERSRSQITPLIAQLKQELTKPPTQINVTQPPQTQAAKVMLVDDDAVTLNLLSDLLCSCGLQVTSVQHPEKFWQTLSMTQPDVLVMDLEMPNLNGAELCRDVRQHDRWRHLPILMVTAHTDARSIQQAFAAGADDFIRKSLIQPEFVPRVMSRIDRSRLQAIQS from the coding sequence ATGAAAATCTTATTGATTGAAGATGATTCAGCGATCGTAGAGTTACTTTCAGAGACTTTGACGGCGCATCATTACACAATTGATGTTGCGACCGATGGACAAACCGGATTAACACTTGCAACAGATTGGGAATACGATCTCGTTTTATTGGATTTGCTGATTCCTCGAATCGATGGCATTGCGCTTTGTCAACAATTACGATCGCAGCAGTTTCAAAAACCGATTCTGTTATTGACCGCAAAAGATTCGAGCGCTGACATCGTAAAAGGTCTAGATGCTGGAGCCGATGATTACCTCACGAAACCGTTTGAGTTATCAGAACTATTAGCCCGTATTCGGGCGCTACTGCGGCGAGGAGAAACAAAGTTAGCTCCGACTGTGTTAACTTGGGGCGCGTTGCAGGTGAACTTAGAATCAGCTCAAGTGCTTTATGCTGAGCAGCCTCTAGCGTTATCTCCGAAAGAATATAGTTTGCTGACGCTCTTTTTAAGGAATCCACAGCGAACTTTTAGTCGGAGTGAAATTATCGATCGCTTATGGTCGATCGATGCCTGTCCGGGTGAAGGCACAGTGACAAATCTAATCAAGGATCTGCGGCGCAAGCTCAAAACTGCTGGAATGCAGACAGATTTGCTCGAAACGGTTTACGGTATGGGATATCGGCTGAGAAGTCCTGAGTCTTCTGCAATTCAAACCGTACTTGCACGTTATCAAAAGACGTTTGCTAGCCGCGTCGATCGATTAGAACAAGACATTCAATTCAATCCATCCAAGGCAGCACAAGAAGCTCATAAACTTGCGGGTGCGTTAGGTTCATTCGGATATGAAATCGGATCGAAGATCGCTCGATCCATCGAACATTTACTGATTGAAGAACGATCGCGATCGCAGATTACACCCTTAATCGCTCAGTTAAAGCAAGAACTTACGAAACCTCCGACTCAAATCAACGTTACTCAACCTCCTCAAACACAGGCGGCGAAAGTGATGTTAGTCGATGACGATGCAGTCACGCTCAATCTGTTATCAGATCTGCTGTGTTCATGCGGGCTGCAAGTGACGAGCGTACAACATCCAGAAAAATTCTGGCAAACGCTTTCGATGACTCAGCCTGATGTGCTCGTCATGGATTTAGAAATGCCAAATTTGAACGGGGCTGAACTCTGTCGAGACGTCCGACAACACGATCGCTGGCGACATCTACCGATTTTGATGGTGACAGCACATACCGATGCTCGATCGATTCAGCAAGCGTTTGCCGCTGGAGCCGATGATTTTATTCGTAAGTCATTGATTCAGCCGGAATTTGTGCCACGGGTGATGAGTCGAATTGATCGATCGCGACTTCAAGCGATTCAATCATGA